A DNA window from Hordeum vulgare subsp. vulgare chromosome 1H, MorexV3_pseudomolecules_assembly, whole genome shotgun sequence contains the following coding sequences:
- the LOC123433927 gene encoding hepatoma-derived growth factor-related protein 2, translating into MGGHGGLNILPQKRWNVYRFDNQEKVRVDEAEAARQDQLQREATRRRESHARLVALRRNRGLQADSPSPPRAPSPPPSSARPAHQVAPRRSPPPAARPAEPSPVASDGDHINLFSGGGGAADFAALASASGGRGAAREREPAADTKPNPKKRKKEEEVRTAGPDDEKYKLGYGLAGKGVAAPWYMSKPLASSSKERRDYAEGTGEKRSGGKKSIEELREERRKREAKEKERERALLAPTARKERQPDRGYSSRYVRR; encoded by the exons ATGGGCGGGCACGGTGGTCTCAACATCCTGCCGCAGAAGCGGTGGAACGTCTACAGGTTCGACAACCAGGAGAAGGTCCGCGTCGACGAAGCCGAGGCCGCCCGCCAGGACCAGCTCCAGCGCGAGGCCACCCGCCGCCGCGAGTCCCACGCCCGCCTCGTCGCGCTCCGCCGCAACCGGGGCCTCCAGGCCGACTCGCCCTCCCCTCCCCGTGCCCCATCTCCGCCCCCCTCCTCCGCCCGGCCCGCGCATCAGGTCGCCCCACGGCGGTCCCCACCCCCTGCCGCCCGGCCCGCGGAACCATCCCCCGTCGCCTCTGACGGAGACCACATCAACCTCTTCTCCGGCGGCGGTGGGGCCGCTGACTTCGCCGCGCTTGCCTCCGCTAGCGGCGGGAGGGGCGCGGCTCGGGAGAGGGAGCCTGCGGCGGACACCAAGCCAAACCCTAAGAAgcgtaagaaggaggaggaggttagGACGGCGGGGCCTGACGACGAGAAGTACAAGCTGGGTTATGGCCTTGCCGGGAAGGGCGTGGCGGCGCCCTGGTACATGTCGAAGCCTTTGgcttcctcctccaaggagaggagAGATTACGCCGAAGGCACGGGAGAGAAGAGGAGTGGAGGGAAGAAGAGTATCGAGGAGcttagagaggagaggaggaagagggaggccAAGGAGAAGGAGCGTGAGCGAGCCTTGCTTGCCCCTACAGCAAGGAAGGAGAGGCAGCCGGATCGTGGGTACTCGTCGAG GTATGTGCGTCGATGA
- the LOC123433906 gene encoding vesicle-associated protein 1-2-like, whose product MAASSDLLDVDPPELQFPFELDKQISCPLKMTNKTDRTVAFKVKTTSPKKYCVRPNNGVVRPRSTCQVVVTMQAQTVAPPDLQCKDKFLVQSVVVADGLSAKDITPQMFMKQEGNIVEEVRMRVTYVMPPESPSEIAEESDGPQRILAPMQRIADHGRSASELSSGSVSLRSADLGTEVGSPTGPAVRTEELLRAAGHAVETRTHTGPEAQPLELLALITKLTKEKDSALEQNKKLRSELELVRRDASKQGGFSLIFVLVCGLLSIILGYLVKK is encoded by the exons ATGGCCGCCTCCAGCGACCTCCTCGACGTCGACCCGCCCGAGCTCCAGTTCCCCT TCGAGCTCGACAAGCAGATCTCCTGCCCCCTCAAGATGACCAACAAGACCGACAGGACCGTCGCCTTTAAG GTTAAGACGACGAGCCCCAAGAAGTACTGCGTGCGCCCCAACAATGGCGTCGTGCGGCCGCGGTCCACCTGCCAAGTTGTAG TGACGATGCAGGCCCAGACTGTTGCACCACCGGACCTGCAGTGCAAGGACAAATTCCTGGTGCAAAGCGTGGTCGTCGCCGATGGCTTATCGGCCAAGGACATCACCCCTCAAATG TTCATGAAACAAGAGGGTAACATTGTTGAGGAGGTGAGGATGAGGGTCACTTATGTGATGCCACCCGAATCGCCGTCGGAGATTGCGGAGGAAAGCGATGGGCCACAGCGAATCTTGGCGCCTATGCAGAGAATTGCGGATCATGGGAGGAGCGCATCGGAGCTGTCGAGTGGCTCGGTGTCCTTGAGATCAGCTGACCTGGGGACA GAGGTGGGGTCACCTACTGGACCAGCTGTAAGGACTGAAGAATTACTGAGGGCTGCAGGACATGCTGTT GAAACAAGAACACATACAGGCCCTGAAGCACAGCCCCTTGAG CTGTTGGCTTTAATTACAAAATTGACGAAGGAAAAGGATTCTGCCCTTGAGCAAAATAAAAAGCTTCGCAGTGAGTTG GAGCTAGTAAGGCGTGATGCCAGTAAACAAGGAGGATTCTCGCTGATATTTGTACTGGTGTGTGGGCTGCTTAGCATCATTCTGGGCTATCTTGTAAAGAAATGA